A single Lactuca sativa cultivar Salinas chromosome 8, Lsat_Salinas_v11, whole genome shotgun sequence DNA region contains:
- the LOC111911157 gene encoding uncharacterized protein LOC111911157 — MGQKGGRDAREKCDFLLREKQAINVVLRRQTEAEDHKYKVPLRVSIIVVRLLLKTDLPFRGNDESVNSENRGLYIEVLKSIRETSEDIFNNTLENAPKNNQLICPKIQKELVQCFAQEVLLSIRQEIGQDVFALLVDESSDVSKKEQMAIVLRYVDSLGFVKERFIGVVHVKDTSSLTLKNTLNEVLTSNKLSFSQIRGQL, encoded by the exons ATGGGACAAAAAGGAGGGAGAGATGCAAGAGAAAAGTGTGACTTTTTATTGAGAGAAAAACAAGCTATTAATGTAGTGTTGCGGAGGCAAACCGAAGCAGAGGACCATAAATATAAAGTACCATTACGTGTTTCTATTATTGTTGTTAGACTTTTATTGAAGACCGATTTACCGTTTCGTGGTAATGACGAGTCGGTTAACTCGGAAAATAGAGGGCTTTACATTGAAGTGTTAAAATCCATTCGAGAGACTAGTGAAGATATTTTCAACAATACTTTAGAAAATGCTCCTAAGAACAATCAACTTATTTGCCCTAAAATCCAAAAAGAACTTGTGCAATGTTTTGCACAAGAAGTACTTTTGAGTATTCGTCAAGAGATTGGTCAAGATGTATTCGCTTTATTGGTTGATGAATCTAGCGATGTCTCAAAAAAGGAACAAATGGCTATTGTTTTGCGATATGTTGATAGTCTTGGCTTTGTGAAAGAAAGATTCATTGGAGTTGTGCACGTGAAGGATACATCCTCTTTGACACTCAAAAACACCTTAAATGAAGTACTTACAAGTAATAAGTTGAGTTTTAGTCAG ATAAGAGGACAGTTATGA